The Skermanella pratensis genome has a window encoding:
- the metF gene encoding methylenetetrahydrofolate reductase [NAD(P)H] yields MEQTLWQAVHKLAPLRPEFVSVTYGAGGTTRERTHATVCRLQRETGIPAAAHLTCVGATREEIDAIARTYWDSGIRHIVALRGDPPTGVGTAYEPHPGGYAYAADLVEGLKRVADFEISVAAYPESHPQAASAVHDLDNLKRKIDAGATRAITQFFFDVGAYMGFVERAAAAGITVPIVPGILPITNFTRAIEFAGSCGAAIPPWMADLFAGLDDDPDTRQLVAATVAVEQCRLLHAEGIGNFHFYTLNRAELTVGICHMLGVRPKREAAESEAAAAS; encoded by the coding sequence ATGGAGCAGACCCTGTGGCAGGCGGTCCACAAGCTGGCCCCGCTCCGGCCGGAGTTCGTGTCGGTCACCTACGGCGCCGGCGGCACCACGCGGGAGCGCACCCACGCGACCGTCTGCCGTCTCCAGAGGGAGACCGGCATCCCGGCGGCGGCCCACCTGACCTGCGTCGGCGCCACCCGGGAGGAGATCGACGCGATCGCCCGGACCTACTGGGACAGCGGCATCCGGCACATCGTGGCGCTGCGCGGCGATCCGCCGACGGGCGTGGGCACCGCCTACGAGCCCCATCCCGGCGGCTACGCCTATGCCGCCGACCTGGTCGAGGGGCTGAAGCGGGTCGCCGACTTCGAGATCAGCGTGGCGGCCTATCCCGAGAGCCACCCGCAGGCGGCCAGCGCGGTGCACGACCTGGACAACCTGAAGCGCAAGATCGACGCCGGCGCCACGCGGGCGATCACCCAGTTCTTCTTCGACGTGGGCGCCTATATGGGTTTCGTCGAACGGGCGGCGGCGGCGGGCATCACCGTGCCGATCGTGCCGGGCATCCTGCCGATCACCAACTTCACCCGCGCGATCGAGTTCGCCGGGAGCTGCGGCGCCGCCATCCCGCCCTGGATGGCCGACCTGTTCGCCGGGCTGGACGACGACCCCGACACAAGGCAGCTGGTCGCCGCGACCGTTGCGGTCGAGCAGTGCCGCCTGCTCCATGCCGAAGGGATCGGCAACTTCCACTTCTATACCCTGAACCGCGCCGAGCTGACGGTCGGCATCTGCCATATGCTGGGCGTCCGGCCAAAGCGGGAAGCCGCCGAATCCGAGGCTGCCGCAGCGTCTTGA
- a CDS encoding ArsR/SmtB family transcription factor, whose protein sequence is MDSLLTALKAAAEPTRLRLMALCAQGELTVTELTQILGQSQPRVSRHLKLLCDAGLLDRFREGTWAFYRLAERGAFAELARTLIDAVPRDDATLALDLERLNAIKRARAEAAADYFRENAARWHEMRSLHVPEREVEAALLRLFPVSGIQDLLDLGTGTGRMLELLAPRAERALGIDLSREMLAIARANLERAGLRNCQVRQSDMYQLPLPSGSFDAVVIHQVLHFVEEPADVLAEAARVLRPGGRLVIVDFARHDLEPLRTEHAHRRLGFGDDEVTGWLRAAGMSAGPVVRLPGDPLTVNLWPATREEGSRPPVADAAASALSTFGVN, encoded by the coding sequence ATGGACTCACTGCTCACGGCACTCAAGGCGGCGGCGGAGCCGACACGGTTGCGGCTGATGGCATTGTGCGCCCAAGGCGAGCTGACCGTGACCGAGCTGACCCAGATCCTCGGCCAGAGCCAGCCGCGCGTGTCCAGGCACCTTAAGCTGCTGTGCGACGCGGGGCTGCTCGACCGCTTCCGGGAAGGGACCTGGGCGTTCTACCGCCTGGCCGAGCGCGGCGCCTTCGCCGAGCTGGCGCGCACCCTGATCGACGCGGTGCCGCGGGACGACGCGACCCTGGCCCTGGACCTGGAGCGGCTGAACGCGATCAAGCGCGCCCGCGCCGAGGCCGCCGCCGACTATTTCCGCGAGAACGCCGCCCGCTGGCACGAGATGCGCTCGCTGCACGTGCCCGAGCGCGAGGTCGAGGCGGCCTTGCTGCGCCTTTTCCCCGTCTCCGGCATCCAGGACCTGCTGGACCTCGGCACCGGCACCGGCCGCATGCTGGAGCTGCTGGCGCCCCGCGCCGAACGCGCCCTGGGCATCGACCTGTCGCGCGAGATGCTGGCGATCGCGCGGGCCAACCTGGAGCGCGCCGGCCTGCGCAACTGCCAGGTCCGGCAGTCCGACATGTACCAGCTGCCGCTGCCGTCCGGTTCGTTCGACGCCGTGGTGATCCACCAGGTGCTCCATTTCGTCGAGGAGCCGGCCGACGTCCTGGCCGAGGCCGCGCGGGTGCTGCGCCCCGGCGGGCGGCTGGTGATCGTCGATTTCGCCCGTCACGACCTGGAACCCCTGCGGACCGAGCATGCCCACCGCCGGCTCGGCTTCGGCGACGACGAGGTCACGGGCTGGCTGCGCGCGGCCGGCATGTCCGCCGGCCCCGTCGTCCGGCTGCCCGGCGATCCGCTGACCGTCAATCTCTGGCCGGCCACCCGCGAGGAGGGCTCCCGCCCCCCCGTCGCCGATGCCGCCGCTTCCGCCCTTTCGACCTTCGGAGTGAACTGA
- a CDS encoding MlaA family lipoprotein, translating to MNLSGFPRFRGSVAAVALLVCGSVLSGCVLPPRDDPAALAAYQEANDPLEGFNRAIFGFNEGTDILLIRPVADIYRGILPNPVRNGIRNFLRNLRSPLTIANELLQGDWNGAEVATKRFLVNTTVGIGGLMDVAADHGLEYQAEDFGQTLAVWGVPEGPYLVLPLLGPSNFRDTTGIAAEAFGDPVNLWAANTDRDGIPIGRAIAGGIDTRSRLIEPIDDLRRNSLDYYASLRSLYRQNRINEISDGRSSIEEYPEFPEFPEFPEDEVPQVDNPDGTAKSSTP from the coding sequence ATGAACCTGTCTGGCTTCCCGCGCTTTCGCGGTTCCGTTGCCGCCGTTGCCCTGCTTGTCTGCGGCTCCGTCCTGTCCGGATGCGTCCTGCCTCCGCGCGACGATCCCGCGGCCCTGGCGGCCTACCAGGAGGCCAACGATCCGCTTGAAGGTTTCAACCGGGCGATCTTCGGCTTCAACGAAGGCACCGACATCCTGCTGATTCGCCCCGTCGCCGACATCTACCGCGGCATCCTGCCCAACCCGGTCCGCAACGGCATCCGCAATTTCCTGCGCAACCTGCGGAGCCCGCTGACGATCGCCAACGAGCTGCTCCAGGGCGACTGGAACGGCGCGGAGGTGGCGACCAAGCGCTTCCTGGTCAACACCACCGTCGGCATCGGCGGCCTGATGGACGTGGCGGCCGACCACGGCCTGGAGTATCAGGCGGAGGATTTCGGGCAGACCCTCGCCGTATGGGGCGTGCCGGAAGGTCCCTACCTGGTGCTGCCGCTGCTGGGGCCGTCAAACTTCCGCGACACGACGGGGATCGCGGCCGAAGCCTTCGGCGACCCGGTCAACCTGTGGGCCGCCAATACCGACCGCGACGGGATTCCGATCGGGCGCGCGATCGCCGGCGGCATCGACACCCGCTCCCGCCTGATCGAGCCGATCGACGACCTGCGCCGCAATTCGCTCGACTACTATGCCTCGCTGCGCAGCCTGTACCGGCAGAACCGGATCAACGAGATCAGCGACGGGCGGTCCTCCATCGAGGAATACCCCGAATTCCCCGAGTTTCCCGAGTTTCCCGAGGACGAAGTGCCGCAGGTTGACAATCCCGACGGAACGGCTAAGTCCAGCACGCCATGA
- a CDS encoding MlaC/ttg2D family ABC transporter substrate-binding protein, which translates to MITRRFFITCAALLAFAGTVALPAAGRADERSEASAKFIQDLGARAIDVLVKPNLDRQESMQRFRVLLNEGFDVPYISRFVLGRIWNTATPAQQQEYGALFERLIVQVYADRFSQYSGQNLDVNETLKITGHRPEGESDAIVASQIIRPDAPPVAVDWRVRQRGDTLKVIDVAVEGVSMSVTQRSEFSSVIQRGGGQMEALLQTLRQRVGSAG; encoded by the coding sequence ATGATCACACGCCGCTTCTTCATCACCTGCGCCGCGCTGCTCGCCTTTGCGGGCACCGTCGCGCTTCCCGCCGCTGGCCGCGCCGACGAACGTTCGGAAGCGTCAGCCAAGTTCATCCAGGACCTGGGCGCCCGCGCGATCGACGTTCTGGTCAAGCCCAACCTGGATCGCCAGGAGTCCATGCAGCGGTTCCGCGTGCTGCTGAACGAGGGTTTCGACGTTCCCTACATCAGCCGCTTCGTGCTGGGCCGGATCTGGAACACGGCGACCCCGGCACAGCAGCAGGAGTATGGCGCGCTGTTCGAGCGGCTGATCGTACAGGTCTATGCCGACCGCTTCTCCCAGTATTCCGGGCAGAACCTGGACGTCAACGAGACCCTGAAGATCACCGGCCACCGGCCGGAGGGGGAGAGCGACGCCATCGTGGCGTCGCAGATCATCCGCCCCGACGCGCCGCCCGTGGCAGTGGACTGGCGCGTCCGGCAGCGCGGCGATACCTTGAAGGTGATCGACGTCGCGGTCGAGGGGGTCAGCATGAGCGTGACCCAGCGCTCCGAGTTCTCCTCGGTCATCCAGCGCGGCGGCGGGCAGATGGAAGCCCTGTTGCAGACCCTTCGCCAGAGGGTCGGTTCCGCCGGCTGA